Proteins co-encoded in one Cytophaga hutchinsonii ATCC 33406 genomic window:
- a CDS encoding GxxExxY protein, with product MKMQQEDITHKIIGCAMKVHRTLGNGFEEVIYQRALAIEMERQGLGYQREMEMIIFYEGIDIGKRRVDFFVENIIMVELKAITKLDDCHLAQAMNYCQAYNLPSGLLINFGSRSMEFKRVYNLNHIDNSSFRKISKE from the coding sequence ATGAAAATGCAACAGGAAGATATAACACACAAAATTATAGGTTGTGCGATGAAAGTACACCGTACATTAGGAAATGGATTCGAAGAAGTTATTTATCAAAGAGCATTAGCTATTGAAATGGAAAGACAAGGCTTAGGTTACCAAAGAGAAATGGAAATGATAATTTTTTATGAGGGAATTGATATTGGTAAAAGAAGAGTTGATTTTTTCGTTGAAAATATAATAATGGTTGAATTAAAAGCAATAACTAAACTTGATGATTGTCACTTAGCTCAAGCTATGAATTATTGTCAAGCATATAACTTGCCATCAGGATTGCTGATAAATTTTGGTTCAAGAAGTATGGAATTTAAACGTGTATATAATTTAAATCACATAGACAATAGTTCATTCCGAAAAATAAGCAAAGAGTGA
- a CDS encoding YjjG family noncanonical pyrimidine nucleotidase: MKTYKTVFFDLDHTLWDFNLNCAETLQELYTIYELAQFGFSVPDFQKTYRHINDSMWAGFHRNEVTKEELRTERFPRTFQMLGIHADNVPARIDTHFIELCPTKPHVHVNSFEILDYLKEKGYSLHIITNGFSETQHVKMKHSGLEKYFDSLIHADHTGYKKPEPQIFEYALQTTGSAAETSIMIGDDLYADVLGAKLMGIGNVFYNPEKKTHTEDIQFEITNLIELKHIL, encoded by the coding sequence ATGAAAACATATAAAACGGTATTCTTCGATTTAGATCATACGTTATGGGACTTCAATTTAAACTGTGCCGAAACGTTGCAGGAATTATATACGATATATGAATTAGCGCAATTTGGTTTTAGTGTTCCTGATTTTCAAAAAACATACCGGCATATCAACGACAGCATGTGGGCTGGCTTCCACAGAAATGAAGTAACAAAAGAAGAACTGCGTACAGAACGTTTTCCGCGTACGTTCCAGATGCTGGGTATTCATGCAGATAACGTACCGGCACGCATTGATACACATTTCATAGAATTATGTCCGACGAAACCACACGTACATGTTAATTCATTTGAGATTTTAGATTATCTGAAGGAGAAAGGTTATTCCTTGCATATTATCACAAATGGTTTTTCTGAAACGCAGCATGTTAAAATGAAACATTCCGGTTTGGAAAAATATTTTGACAGCCTCATTCATGCAGATCATACCGGATACAAAAAACCGGAACCCCAGATTTTCGAATATGCCCTGCAAACAACAGGCAGTGCTGCTGAAACGAGTATCATGATTGGTGATGATCTGTATGCAGATGTGCTCGGTGCAAAATTAATGGGTATCGGAAATGTATTCTACAATCCGGAGAAAAAAACACATACAGAAGACATTCAGTTTGAAATAACAAATTTAATTGAATTAAAGCATATTTTATAA
- a CDS encoding M6 family metalloprotease domain-containing protein has protein sequence MKKKHTAYKTILNILCAFLITMAAHAAPYFGTEFKLKQPDASLVTVKVWGDEFYQRVESIDGYTLTRDTAGWITYAVLSADGNSLLPTGIIYTGRTATLPDIPKKIDINRTAADQIRAANRVRLNPPVTGSANQRSSTFREAAPLSGTAKGLAILIDFSDEPRAISRDSIERFFNETGYTDFGNNGSVHDYYWAVSNNQLNYTNAVLGYYRAIHPKTYYEDTINPHVAELIHEALTWADAQGFNFSTLSVEGSSIRAINLMYAGYPTMGWAKGLWPHAGGYNDFSADGVNSGAYQMTNIGETLTIATTCHENGHMLMHWPDLYDYDYNTSGSSLGIGNYCLMAYQGSSTNPVPPNAYLRIDAGWEDYTDITATTGTFATYSNFNQSYIINNPSNSNELFVIESRTRTGRSASLPDDGLLIWHIDKAGNNSANEMTEDRHFFVSLEQADGLFELEHDVNGGSYGDLYKAGYKTRFNDETLPDARWWNGSESGIRLHSVSAVGDTMTFKIGGPEQCTYGAPLATALPSISYKQYTHAYVLGDGGPDLSAVSLFAIHWDLQNNGLWNFSFNLFNTAPYYIDLKANSTHTFGSASPSVTLNNTGIAGLDGDYYVITNNGNFVLVNKNGDFTIYFSNDIIPPACGDTQARMSNDATDVSAGTNLSPNPASESVQITSDLNLESATIRVVNEQGQNIGVPYTTSVNKIDVNISALAKGFYLVTVTQESTIAVKKLVVTK, from the coding sequence ATGAAGAAAAAACATACAGCATATAAAACGATATTGAATATCCTATGTGCTTTTTTAATAACCATGGCTGCACATGCAGCTCCATACTTTGGAACTGAATTTAAATTAAAACAACCCGATGCAAGTCTTGTGACTGTAAAAGTATGGGGCGATGAATTTTATCAGCGTGTAGAAAGCATCGATGGTTACACGCTTACACGAGATACAGCAGGATGGATTACTTATGCAGTACTTTCTGCCGACGGGAACTCATTACTTCCAACCGGAATTATATATACTGGCCGAACAGCAACGCTTCCAGACATTCCAAAGAAAATAGATATCAACCGAACCGCTGCGGACCAAATCCGTGCAGCAAACAGGGTTCGTCTGAATCCTCCAGTTACAGGTTCTGCAAACCAGCGCAGTTCAACATTTCGTGAGGCTGCACCTTTAAGCGGTACTGCAAAAGGATTGGCTATTCTGATTGATTTTTCTGATGAACCAAGGGCCATTAGCAGAGATTCGATTGAACGTTTTTTTAATGAGACAGGCTATACAGATTTTGGAAACAATGGATCTGTACATGACTACTATTGGGCTGTATCAAACAATCAATTAAACTATACCAATGCTGTTTTAGGTTATTACAGAGCGATCCATCCTAAGACCTATTATGAAGATACTATAAACCCGCATGTAGCTGAATTAATTCACGAGGCATTAACATGGGCAGATGCACAGGGCTTTAACTTTTCTACGCTTTCTGTTGAAGGATCTTCCATAAGGGCGATTAACTTAATGTATGCGGGCTATCCTACCATGGGCTGGGCGAAAGGACTGTGGCCGCATGCAGGCGGTTACAATGACTTCAGTGCAGACGGTGTAAACTCCGGGGCCTATCAGATGACCAATATAGGTGAAACGCTTACGATTGCAACTACCTGTCATGAAAACGGACACATGCTGATGCATTGGCCTGATCTGTATGATTATGATTACAATACCAGCGGGAGTTCGTTAGGCATCGGCAATTATTGTCTGATGGCGTATCAGGGTTCTTCTACTAATCCTGTGCCGCCTAATGCCTATTTAAGAATAGATGCCGGATGGGAAGATTATACCGATATCACAGCTACAACCGGAACGTTTGCTACGTATTCTAATTTTAATCAGTCATACATTATTAACAATCCATCCAACAGCAACGAATTGTTTGTAATTGAAAGCAGAACACGTACAGGACGCAGTGCCTCGCTGCCTGACGATGGCCTGCTGATCTGGCACATCGACAAAGCAGGGAACAACAGCGCAAACGAAATGACAGAGGACAGACACTTCTTTGTCTCCCTCGAGCAGGCAGACGGCTTGTTTGAATTAGAACACGACGTTAACGGCGGTTCATACGGTGACTTATACAAAGCAGGTTACAAAACCAGATTCAATGATGAAACCTTGCCGGATGCCCGCTGGTGGAATGGCTCTGAATCCGGTATCCGGCTTCACAGTGTAAGTGCTGTAGGTGATACCATGACATTTAAAATCGGAGGACCTGAACAATGTACCTACGGCGCACCGCTGGCAACTGCTTTACCATCGATCTCGTATAAACAATACACACATGCATACGTACTCGGCGACGGAGGCCCTGACCTTTCTGCTGTAAGTCTCTTTGCTATTCACTGGGACCTGCAAAATAATGGATTGTGGAATTTTTCTTTCAACCTGTTCAATACGGCGCCTTATTATATTGATCTGAAAGCAAACAGTACACACACATTCGGTTCTGCATCCCCTTCTGTTACCTTAAACAACACAGGTATTGCAGGACTTGATGGCGATTATTATGTTATCACAAACAATGGGAATTTTGTACTCGTAAATAAGAATGGTGATTTCACCATTTATTTCAGCAACGACATTATTCCGCCTGCATGCGGTGATACGCAAGCCAGAATGAGCAATGATGCTACCGATGTTTCGGCAGGAACAAATCTTTCACCCAACCCTGCTTCAGAGTCTGTTCAGATCACATCCGACCTGAATCTTGAATCGGCTACAATACGAGTTGTAAATGAACAGGGACAAAACATTGGTGTTCCATATACCACAAGCGTCAATAAAATTGATGTAAACATCAGTGCACTTGCAAAAGGTTTCTACCTGGTTACGGTTACGCAGGAAAGTACTATTGCGGTTAAAAAATTAGTTGTAACGAAATAA
- a CDS encoding (2Fe-2S) ferredoxin domain-containing protein codes for MKFKKHVFICTNERPNGKECCGEERGMALVELFKKEIRERKLAVDIRAQRAGCIDVCANGPALVVYPEGVFYGKVEPADVAEIVESHLVNDIAVERLKLKV; via the coding sequence ATGAAATTTAAAAAGCACGTTTTCATTTGCACCAACGAACGTCCGAATGGAAAAGAATGTTGTGGAGAAGAGCGCGGCATGGCGCTTGTAGAATTATTTAAAAAAGAAATCAGAGAGCGTAAGCTTGCTGTCGATATCCGCGCGCAACGTGCCGGCTGTATTGATGTCTGTGCAAACGGCCCTGCGCTCGTTGTGTATCCGGAAGGTGTTTTTTATGGAAAAGTTGAACCGGCAGATGTCGCAGAAATTGTTGAAAGCCATTTAGTAAATGACATCGCGGTTGAGAGGTTGAAATTAAAGGTATAA
- a CDS encoding ArsR/SmtB family transcription factor yields the protein MIRLKTVDIQKGSEILKAFSDESRIRILNLILINDEMCISDLELILDYTQTKTSRHLSILKSIGLLKYRKVDQWVYYYINETYIDILKQLFRLFGKEPQLYKDLIEYRTLYANNELAIRKQHIRKKIYKVPDL from the coding sequence ATGATACGATTAAAAACAGTTGATATTCAAAAAGGTTCCGAGATCCTGAAAGCGTTTAGCGACGAATCCAGAATACGGATTTTAAATCTTATTTTGATCAATGATGAAATGTGTATTTCCGATCTGGAACTCATCCTTGATTATACACAAACAAAAACTTCACGCCATTTAAGCATTCTTAAGTCTATTGGTCTGTTAAAATACCGTAAAGTAGATCAATGGGTGTATTATTACATCAACGAAACCTATATTGATATTCTTAAGCAGTTGTTCAGGCTATTTGGAAAAGAGCCTCAGCTTTATAAAGACCTGATCGAATACAGAACACTATATGCCAACAATGAACTGGCTATCCGGAAACAACACATCCGGAAAAAGATTTATAAAGTTCCGGATCTGTAA
- a CDS encoding heme-binding domain-containing protein produces the protein MKKKIVVSLVVILVLIQFVRVDKTNPPVDIQQDFITITKPPVEVAAILKTACYDCHSNETKYPWYFNVAPISWWAKDHVNDGKKHLNYSIWSTYKKERQDHKLDEMYGEVEEGEMPLSSYTLAHNDAKLSPEQKTLLLNWLQTVK, from the coding sequence ATGAAAAAGAAAATTGTTGTAAGTCTGGTAGTAATTTTAGTATTGATTCAATTTGTACGGGTTGATAAAACAAATCCGCCTGTAGATATCCAACAGGATTTTATTACGATCACAAAACCTCCGGTAGAGGTTGCTGCCATATTAAAAACAGCTTGTTACGATTGCCATTCAAATGAAACCAAATATCCCTGGTACTTTAATGTGGCCCCGATTTCCTGGTGGGCAAAAGACCATGTGAATGATGGTAAAAAGCACTTGAATTATTCGATCTGGTCAACGTATAAAAAAGAAAGACAGGATCACAAATTAGATGAAATGTATGGGGAAGTGGAAGAAGGCGAAATGCCGTTATCTTCTTATACATTGGCACATAATGATGCTAAACTTTCACCGGAACAAAAGACACTTTTACTGAACTGGCTGCAGACGGTTAAATAA
- a CDS encoding helix-turn-helix domain-containing protein encodes MKHKPEHIPVYSIDKFSKKTADGAQYNVEIFNKDRDFKVAYPHRHDDFYEILFITKGTGTYIIDLQEYEIKPNTVFFLSPGQIHEISFSPDIYGYIFLFSSGFYLSNKNDPYKLFEFPFFYSLQYNNPPLYLTKASAIEELDSLFKKAILEVNTDALDSQEATHALLDLILIQCKRLYPQADGTQLKKGHILIKRFKQLIEEKCTENIGVKEYADMLHVTANHLSETVKEFTGRTPTDFINDRMTLEIKRLLTHTQLTVQEIAFQLHFSDQSYFSKYFKKTSGVSPTEYRKIV; translated from the coding sequence ATGAAGCATAAACCCGAACATATTCCTGTTTATTCCATTGATAAGTTTTCAAAAAAAACGGCCGATGGTGCGCAATACAATGTTGAAATTTTTAATAAAGACCGAGATTTCAAAGTTGCCTATCCGCACCGCCACGATGATTTCTATGAAATTCTATTTATAACAAAAGGCACCGGCACGTATATTATTGACCTGCAGGAATACGAGATCAAACCAAACACCGTATTCTTTCTGTCTCCGGGGCAAATCCATGAAATTTCTTTCTCACCGGATATTTACGGATACATCTTTTTATTCAGCTCCGGTTTTTATTTATCCAATAAAAATGATCCGTATAAATTATTTGAGTTCCCTTTTTTCTATTCGCTGCAATACAATAATCCACCGTTGTATTTAACAAAAGCAAGCGCTATCGAAGAACTTGATTCGTTATTTAAAAAAGCAATCCTTGAAGTAAATACAGATGCCTTAGACAGTCAGGAAGCAACGCACGCCTTACTGGATCTGATCCTGATCCAATGCAAACGCCTGTATCCACAGGCAGACGGAACGCAATTAAAAAAAGGACACATTTTAATTAAACGTTTCAAACAACTGATCGAAGAAAAGTGCACGGAGAACATTGGCGTAAAAGAATACGCCGACATGCTGCATGTAACGGCCAATCATTTAAGTGAAACGGTAAAAGAATTTACCGGACGTACGCCAACGGATTTTATCAACGACCGGATGACACTTGAAATAAAGCGGCTCTTAACACATACGCAACTAACGGTGCAGGAAATTGCCTTTCAACTGCATTTTTCAGATCAATCGTATTTTTCAAAGTATTTTAAAAAGACCAGCGGTGTGTCGCCGACCGAATACAGGAAGATTGTCTGA
- a CDS encoding membrane receptor RagA, producing MLVFGVSQAQSPRKIIQFSGLIVSGDSAYGTPGVYIFVPKEGRGTMSNAIGYFSMAVLTGDSVVIKSVGYKEKNFIVPYTLEDKVSVIIEILEDTLYMPIIEITPWPTERLFKEAFIALQLPEKEYTNMHNNLNEQVLKRMMYNMGADGHANSRYYLQQQTLSTENQYFSPTLSLTNPFAWKNFIDGVKRGDLKKTYPNQVIPDDE from the coding sequence ATGCTGGTATTTGGAGTTTCACAGGCTCAATCTCCCAGAAAAATCATTCAATTTTCAGGTTTGATCGTATCTGGTGATAGTGCGTATGGGACCCCTGGAGTATATATTTTTGTGCCTAAAGAAGGGCGCGGTACGATGTCAAATGCGATCGGATATTTCTCTATGGCAGTATTGACGGGTGATAGTGTAGTAATTAAATCGGTAGGTTATAAAGAAAAGAATTTTATTGTTCCGTATACACTGGAAGATAAGGTTTCGGTAATTATTGAAATTCTGGAAGACACACTGTACATGCCCATCATAGAAATTACACCTTGGCCTACAGAACGTTTATTCAAAGAAGCATTCATTGCACTTCAGCTGCCTGAAAAAGAATATACCAATATGCATAACAACCTGAATGAGCAGGTGCTGAAACGCATGATGTATAATATGGGTGCAGACGGACATGCAAACTCCAGATACTATCTGCAGCAGCAGACGCTTTCAACAGAAAATCAATATTTTTCTCCGACACTTTCGCTTACCAATCCTTTTGCCTGGAAAAATTTTATTGACGGCGTGAAAAGAGGAGATCTCAAAAAGACCTATCCGAATCAGGTTATTCCGGATGATGAGTAA
- the murF gene encoding UDP-N-acetylmuramoyl-tripeptide--D-alanyl-D-alanine ligase has protein sequence MELAFLYESFLESRSVTTDTRKVKNGDLFFALKGPNFNGNTFAATALEMGAAYVVVDEAEVVQDDRYVLVDDVLTTLQQLANLHRRTLGIPILAITGSNGKTTTKELVNAVMSKKYKTYATVGNLNNHIGIPLTLLAMDESIEFGIVEMGANHQKEIASYCSFVEPNYGLINNVGKAHLEGFGGFEGVKKGKGELYQYLFETNGIAFINSKNEHLMEMSPFEAPVLYGRNSDFYNAKFLKSDPFVAFIAGNEELVETKLVGDYNFDNILAALCIGKYFGVPSIAANQAIEQYDPTNNRSQIVKTEKNEVILDSYNANPTSMRAAIENFASLQKENKVVILGDMYELGEESEVEHANIGALLNLLTDTKIILIGKNMAAASKECTAAAYMDTKEAAVNFLVSNQILNSTILLKGSRGMGLESLMPLL, from the coding sequence ATGGAGTTAGCATTTTTGTATGAAAGCTTTTTAGAAAGCCGTTCCGTTACCACAGATACAAGAAAAGTAAAAAACGGAGATTTATTCTTCGCGTTAAAAGGACCTAATTTTAATGGAAATACCTTCGCTGCAACTGCTTTGGAAATGGGGGCAGCGTATGTTGTTGTTGATGAAGCAGAAGTAGTGCAGGACGATCGCTATGTACTGGTAGATGATGTACTTACAACCTTGCAGCAGCTCGCTAACCTGCACCGCCGCACACTCGGCATTCCCATTCTTGCTATTACAGGCTCAAATGGCAAAACCACAACCAAAGAATTGGTGAATGCCGTGATGAGCAAAAAATATAAAACCTATGCCACGGTTGGCAATCTGAATAATCACATAGGTATTCCGTTAACATTGCTTGCCATGGATGAAAGCATTGAATTCGGGATTGTTGAAATGGGGGCAAACCACCAGAAAGAAATTGCTTCGTATTGCAGCTTTGTTGAACCAAACTATGGTTTGATTAATAATGTGGGTAAAGCACACCTGGAAGGCTTCGGCGGTTTTGAAGGCGTGAAAAAAGGTAAAGGGGAATTGTATCAGTATTTATTTGAAACAAACGGCATTGCCTTTATCAATTCTAAAAACGAACACCTGATGGAAATGTCGCCCTTTGAAGCACCGGTTTTGTATGGCCGCAACAGTGATTTCTACAATGCAAAATTTTTAAAGAGTGATCCCTTCGTAGCATTCATTGCCGGCAACGAAGAACTCGTAGAAACAAAACTGGTAGGGGATTATAATTTCGATAATATTCTTGCCGCCTTATGCATCGGTAAATATTTTGGCGTGCCTTCTATCGCAGCCAACCAGGCGATTGAACAATACGATCCTACAAACAACCGTTCTCAGATTGTTAAGACGGAAAAAAATGAAGTGATCCTGGATTCATATAATGCAAACCCAACGTCAATGCGCGCCGCGATTGAAAATTTTGCTTCCCTGCAAAAAGAAAACAAAGTAGTGATCTTAGGTGATATGTACGAACTGGGTGAAGAAAGTGAAGTAGAGCATGCTAATATCGGCGCTTTATTGAATTTGCTGACAGATACAAAGATCATATTGATCGGTAAAAATATGGCCGCTGCTTCAAAGGAATGTACCGCTGCTGCATATATGGATACAAAAGAAGCAGCAGTGAATTTTCTGGTATCCAATCAGATTTTAAACAGTACAATTCTGTTGAAAGGCTCACGGGGAATGGGTTTGGAGAGTTTGATGCCCTTGCTGTAA
- a CDS encoding PLP-dependent aminotransferase family protein: MKTTSTTTNLFANRVNSVPQSFIREILKVASNPAITSFAGGLPNPAFFPVKELELSAARVFQQEGMQALQYTSTEGYYPLREFISHRYRQRYNLDIPPEQILITNGSQQALDLIGKIFINPGDHVLMERPTYLGALQCLSMFQPNFQEVLLNADGIDIDDLEDQLWSNPIKLFYSIPNFQNPTGIRYSKAIREQAMQVLGRYNTIVIEDDPYGDIFFNGEELPPLYSFMPEKTILLGSFSKTIAPGLRLGWMVASEEIIRKATIMKQASDLHSGNLTQHILYRFLTAYSVDAHIKTIQDVYRFQRDTMMSCLKQYFPSSIKYTHPQGGMFAWVTLPEEITARELLAKAIEQDIIFVPGDAFYASNPDTQTLRLNYSNVEEAAMRKAMNTLGGMVASLVEV, translated from the coding sequence ATGAAAACTACAAGTACAACAACAAACCTATTCGCAAATCGTGTAAACAGTGTTCCGCAATCTTTCATTCGGGAAATCTTAAAAGTTGCTTCAAATCCCGCCATTACTTCGTTTGCAGGCGGATTGCCCAATCCGGCATTCTTTCCGGTAAAAGAATTAGAACTTTCAGCGGCACGTGTATTCCAACAGGAGGGGATGCAGGCATTGCAGTATACATCAACGGAGGGGTATTATCCGTTGCGGGAATTTATTTCTCACCGGTATCGACAGCGGTATAATTTAGACATTCCGCCTGAACAGATCCTGATCACAAACGGCTCTCAGCAGGCGCTTGATCTGATCGGTAAAATCTTTATCAATCCCGGCGATCATGTATTGATGGAACGCCCTACCTATTTGGGTGCGTTGCAGTGCCTGTCTATGTTTCAGCCAAACTTTCAGGAAGTACTATTGAATGCAGACGGGATTGATATTGATGACCTGGAAGATCAGTTATGGTCTAATCCGATAAAATTATTTTACAGCATTCCAAACTTTCAGAACCCAACAGGTATCCGCTACAGTAAAGCAATTCGGGAGCAGGCGATGCAGGTACTTGGCAGATACAATACGATTGTTATTGAAGATGATCCGTATGGAGATATATTCTTTAATGGAGAAGAACTTCCGCCGTTGTATAGTTTTATGCCGGAGAAAACAATTTTATTAGGTTCTTTTTCTAAAACCATTGCACCAGGTTTACGCCTAGGCTGGATGGTAGCGAGCGAAGAAATCATCCGCAAAGCAACGATCATGAAACAGGCGTCAGACTTACATTCCGGCAATTTGACACAACATATTTTGTATCGGTTTTTAACAGCGTATTCAGTAGATGCACATATTAAAACCATACAGGATGTTTACCGGTTTCAACGTGATACCATGATGAGTTGCCTGAAACAGTATTTCCCGTCATCTATAAAATATACACATCCGCAGGGAGGTATGTTTGCGTGGGTAACATTGCCGGAAGAAATTACCGCGCGTGAATTGTTAGCGAAAGCAATTGAGCAGGATATTATTTTTGTACCCGGAGATGCATTTTATGCAAGTAACCCGGATACACAGACACTGCGTTTGAATTATTCAAATGTAGAAGAAGCGGCCATGCGCAAAGCCATGAATACACTGGGGGGTATGGTTGCCAGTCTGGTAGAAGTATAG
- the pruA gene encoding L-glutamate gamma-semialdehyde dehydrogenase, whose amino-acid sequence MTIKPEKINETLLHYAPGSAERSAVQQKITELKAAEVIIPMIINGKEVFTDQHVRIAPPHEHAYTLGYFCEGKGVHVSNAISAALHAKHSWAVKSLKERAAVFLKAADLISTTYRAEINAATMLGQSKNVYQAEIDSACELIDFFRLNVAFAYEIETIQPCSHEGIINRMIYRPLEGFIFALTPFNFTAIAGNLPAAPALMGNTVVWKPAYTQIYSARIIMKVLIEAGLPNGVINLIYTDGPVTGDIIFQHRQFAGLHFTGSTAVFKQISTTIHNNIDLYQNFPRIVGETGGKDFVLAHASCDVQALSVALVRGAFEYQGQKCSAASRAYIPASIWPSVREHIVHMLDEIKMGTVEDFSNFINAVIDEKAFDKIVRYIDAAKKDPEASIIAGGKYDKSIGYFIEPTIIEASNPQYVTMREEIFGPVLTVYVYKDSEWNQVLGIVDTTTPYALTGSIFAADSAIIEEAKKALYYSAGNLYINDKPTGAVVNQQPFGGARLSGTNDKAGSVLNLLRWVSPLVVKENLSPPHDYTYDFMKLQ is encoded by the coding sequence ATGACTATTAAACCGGAAAAAATAAACGAAACCCTGTTGCACTATGCACCCGGCTCTGCGGAGCGTTCTGCCGTTCAGCAAAAAATAACTGAACTTAAAGCTGCTGAAGTAATCATACCCATGATCATTAATGGGAAAGAAGTATTTACCGATCAGCATGTCCGTATAGCACCTCCGCATGAGCATGCCTATACACTGGGTTATTTCTGCGAAGGAAAAGGGGTACATGTTTCAAATGCGATCTCGGCAGCGCTGCATGCCAAACACAGCTGGGCAGTCAAATCACTGAAAGAACGGGCAGCAGTATTTCTAAAAGCTGCAGACCTGATTTCTACAACCTATCGGGCAGAGATCAATGCCGCTACCATGCTGGGCCAGTCTAAAAATGTGTACCAGGCTGAAATTGATTCGGCCTGCGAACTGATTGATTTTTTCCGTTTGAATGTGGCTTTTGCGTATGAAATTGAAACCATCCAGCCATGTTCGCACGAAGGTATCATTAACAGAATGATCTACCGTCCGCTCGAAGGATTTATCTTTGCTTTAACACCCTTCAACTTTACAGCCATTGCAGGCAACCTGCCTGCTGCACCCGCATTAATGGGCAATACGGTAGTATGGAAACCCGCATACACACAAATCTATTCCGCGCGTATCATTATGAAAGTTTTGATAGAAGCGGGCTTGCCAAATGGTGTCATTAATTTAATCTATACAGACGGACCAGTAACCGGGGATATTATTTTTCAGCACCGGCAATTTGCAGGACTTCACTTTACAGGAAGCACAGCTGTATTCAAGCAGATTTCAACAACCATTCACAACAACATTGACCTGTACCAGAATTTTCCGCGTATTGTTGGCGAAACAGGCGGAAAAGATTTTGTACTGGCACACGCCTCCTGCGATGTACAGGCTTTATCTGTAGCGCTTGTGCGGGGCGCTTTTGAATACCAGGGACAAAAATGTTCTGCTGCTTCAAGAGCGTATATTCCAGCTTCCATCTGGCCTTCGGTTAGGGAACATATCGTTCATATGCTTGATGAAATTAAAATGGGAACGGTAGAAGATTTTTCAAATTTCATAAATGCTGTAATAGACGAAAAAGCATTTGATAAAATTGTACGCTACATCGATGCTGCTAAAAAAGATCCGGAAGCAAGTATCATCGCCGGCGGAAAATATGATAAATCCATCGGTTATTTTATTGAGCCTACAATTATAGAAGCCAGCAATCCGCAATACGTTACCATGCGCGAAGAGATTTTCGGCCCGGTACTTACTGTGTATGTATATAAAGATTCCGAATGGAACCAGGTACTGGGTATAGTTGACACAACTACACCGTATGCGCTTACCGGAAGTATTTTTGCTGCAGATAGCGCAATCATTGAGGAGGCTAAAAAAGCCTTGTATTACAGTGCAGGAAATTTATACATCAATGATAAACCTACCGGCGCGGTTGTGAATCAGCAGCCTTTCGGCGGTGCACGCTTATCCGGCACAAACGACAAAGCTGGCTCTGTTTTAAATTTACTTCGGTGGGTGAGCCCGTTGGTCGTAAAAGAAAATCTTTCGCCGCCGCACGATTATACCTATGATTTCATGAAGCTGCAATGA